The following proteins come from a genomic window of Iamia sp. SCSIO 61187:
- a CDS encoding Hsp20/alpha crystallin family protein: MLLRTDPFRDLQAMARAFDAAGTPTTAMDAYRHGDVVTVDLDLPGVDPDSIDVQVERGELRIQATRRTTAPEGARFLVRERPEATLGRRIVLGDALDVEAVDAEYHDGVLSIRVPLREAAKTRRIDVRKAVGSGAKAISGSSA, encoded by the coding sequence ATGCTGCTGCGCACCGACCCCTTCCGTGACCTGCAGGCCATGGCCCGCGCGTTCGACGCGGCCGGCACCCCGACGACGGCCATGGACGCCTACCGCCACGGCGACGTGGTGACGGTCGACCTCGACCTCCCCGGCGTCGATCCGGACTCGATCGACGTCCAGGTGGAGCGGGGCGAGCTCCGCATCCAGGCCACCCGGCGCACCACCGCGCCGGAGGGCGCCCGCTTCCTCGTGCGCGAGCGACCCGAGGCCACCCTCGGCCGCCGCATCGTGCTCGGGGACGCCCTCGACGTCGAGGCCGTGGACGCCGAGTACCACGACGGCGTCCTCAGCATCCGCGTCCCGCTCCGCGAGGCGGCCAAGACCCGGCGCATCGACGTGCGCAAGGCCGTCGGCAGCGGCGCCAAGGCGATCAGCGGGTCGAGCGCGTGA
- a CDS encoding GAF and ANTAR domain-containing protein, with amino-acid sequence MDDRELVRYFADLARRLMAEESVEATMRVIVDAAVEVIDGCHHASISHMRGRSLVSASSNDDIGHILDGIQTGADEGPCLDAIRTGEAMVADDLAVDERWPVYGPRAVESVGVISSLGQPLHDGRRIVGALNLFSEDRGTFSGHVDDDAAAAILAAHATPALVAALHRENMVVALESRDVIGQAKGMLRARAGIDEREAFDLLVKASQRMQLKLAEVARRLVDGDLGDDTTGP; translated from the coding sequence ATGGACGACCGGGAGCTGGTCCGCTACTTCGCCGACCTGGCCCGGCGGCTCATGGCCGAGGAGTCGGTCGAGGCCACCATGCGGGTGATCGTCGACGCCGCCGTCGAGGTCATCGACGGCTGCCACCACGCCTCGATCAGCCACATGCGGGGCCGCTCGCTGGTCAGCGCGTCGAGCAACGACGACATCGGCCACATCCTCGACGGCATCCAGACCGGTGCCGACGAGGGCCCGTGCCTCGACGCCATCCGCACGGGCGAGGCCATGGTGGCCGACGACCTGGCCGTCGACGAGCGGTGGCCGGTGTACGGGCCCCGCGCCGTCGAGTCCGTCGGCGTCATCAGCTCGCTGGGCCAGCCCCTGCACGACGGGCGTCGGATCGTCGGGGCCCTCAACCTGTTCTCCGAGGACCGGGGCACCTTCAGCGGTCACGTCGACGACGACGCCGCGGCCGCGATCCTGGCCGCCCACGCCACCCCGGCCCTGGTCGCCGCCCTCCACCGCGAGAACATGGTCGTCGCCCTCGAGTCCCGCGACGTGATCGGTCAGGCCAAGGGGATGCTCCGGGCCCGCGCCGGCATCGACGAACGGGAGGCGTTCGACCTCCTCGTCAAGGCGTCCCAGCGGATGCAGCTGAAGCTGGCCGAGGTCGCCCGCCGGCTCGTCGACGGTGACCTGGGCGACGACACCACCGGCCCCTGA
- a CDS encoding SRPBCC family protein: MAPPGMREVTTDLPVGAAVAWAVLSDPTTYPRWLVGAVEILSVDEAWPEPGTSFRHRVGLGGPITTQDSTTVKAVDEPRSLVLEARARPFGRAHVEIEVRPAGAGCEVAMREGMLSPLTPLTPMAQPLITARNKESLRRLSEMPELGGGS; the protein is encoded by the coding sequence ATGGCTCCACCCGGGATGCGCGAGGTCACGACCGATCTGCCCGTCGGTGCCGCGGTGGCGTGGGCGGTCCTCTCGGACCCCACGACCTACCCCCGCTGGCTGGTCGGGGCGGTGGAGATCCTCTCGGTCGACGAGGCGTGGCCCGAGCCGGGGACCTCGTTCCGCCACCGGGTCGGCCTCGGGGGTCCCATCACCACCCAGGACAGCACGACGGTGAAGGCGGTGGACGAGCCCCGGTCGCTCGTCCTCGAGGCCCGGGCCCGACCGTTCGGCCGGGCCCACGTCGAGATCGAGGTCCGACCCGCGGGGGCGGGGTGCGAGGTGGCCATGCGGGAGGGGATGCTGTCGCCGCTCACCCCGCTGACGCCGATGGCCCAGCCGCTGATCACCGCCCGCAACAAGGAGTCGCTGCGCCGCCTGAGCGAGATGCCCGAGCTCGGTGGCGGGAGCTGA
- a CDS encoding phosphatase PAP2 family protein, which yields MAGAERLAAGLAAISAADQRLSTRIAGGRVPRSADPTHLLGRANGLPTWFGTAALLATRGGRGRRVALHAGVAAGTASWLNRHALKPRFGRTRPDAARRTTPSFPSGHASTGSAFATTVALEWPAVAPVCAVLSAAISIGRVRDEQHHLLDVVAGTVFGVAVAVAIHPAVVAVDRRVRAGFSPAVPGSETGTLLPTSEAAE from the coding sequence GTGGCGGGAGCTGAGCGCCTGGCGGCCGGTCTGGCTGCCATCAGCGCCGCCGACCAGCGCCTGAGCACCCGCATCGCCGGAGGGCGGGTCCCCCGGTCCGCCGACCCCACCCACCTCCTCGGCCGGGCCAACGGGCTGCCCACCTGGTTCGGCACCGCCGCCCTCCTGGCCACCCGAGGGGGACGGGGCCGCCGGGTCGCCCTGCACGCCGGGGTGGCGGCGGGGACCGCCTCGTGGCTCAACCGTCACGCCCTCAAGCCGCGGTTCGGGCGGACGCGCCCGGACGCGGCCCGCCGCACGACCCCCTCGTTCCCCTCGGGGCACGCCAGCACCGGGTCGGCCTTCGCCACGACGGTCGCCCTCGAGTGGCCGGCGGTGGCGCCCGTGTGCGCCGTCCTCAGTGCGGCCATCTCCATCGGCCGCGTCCGCGACGAACAGCACCACCTCCTCGACGTGGTCGCGGGCACGGTCTTCGGGGTGGCGGTGGCCGTGGCCATCCACCCGGCCGTCGTCGCCGTCGACCGCCGCGTGCGCGCCGGGTTCTCCCCGGCCGTCCCGGGCAGCGAGACTGGCACCCTGCTCCCCACCTCCGAGGCCGCTGAGTGA
- a CDS encoding NAD(P)/FAD-dependent oxidoreductase, which produces MTTVDAIVIGAGPNGLTAANLLADRGWDVLVLEANDEPGGAVRTGGVTAPGFRNDLYSAFYPLGAASPVITGLHLEDHGLRWVHAPHVLAHPRPDAPGALLDRDPAVTAASLDADTPGDGDAYLELHARWERVGPALIAGLLSPFPPVRGGIRLAAATLGRDARDTARMAIMPVRRMVEERFRGEAARLLFAGNALHADLTPESAGSSLFGWLLVALGQTVGFPVPEGGAGQIIAAMVRRLEAGGGALRTGTRVETVRVEHGRATGVVIAGGEVVHARRAVLADTHVVALYEHLVGVEHLPAKVVAALDRFQAGSGTIKVDWALSGPIPWIDEGARRAGTVHVAHSLDELTRSATDLAVDAIPADPFLLIGQMTTTDPTRSPAGTESAWAYTHVPQLTRRDSGPDGLTGRWDEAELATFASRMEARIEELAPGFGDLVLARHLAGPHELEAANANLRGGDIGGGTSQLHQQLLFRPLGGAGAGRAETPIAGLYLASASAHPGGAVHGACGANAARAAVAHDRLQRLRSRLPV; this is translated from the coding sequence GTGACGACCGTCGACGCCATCGTGATCGGGGCCGGGCCCAACGGCCTCACCGCCGCCAACCTCCTCGCCGACCGGGGCTGGGACGTCCTGGTCCTGGAGGCCAACGACGAGCCGGGTGGCGCGGTCCGGACGGGCGGGGTCACCGCGCCCGGCTTCCGCAACGACCTGTACTCGGCCTTCTACCCCCTGGGCGCGGCATCGCCGGTGATCACCGGGTTGCACCTCGAGGACCACGGGTTGCGCTGGGTGCACGCCCCCCACGTCCTGGCCCACCCCCGGCCGGACGCACCCGGCGCGCTGCTCGACCGGGATCCCGCCGTCACCGCCGCCTCCCTCGACGCCGACACCCCCGGCGACGGCGACGCCTACCTGGAGCTCCACGCGCGGTGGGAGCGGGTCGGGCCCGCCCTCATCGCCGGCCTGCTGAGCCCGTTCCCGCCGGTGCGGGGCGGCATCCGGCTGGCTGCGGCCACGCTGGGCCGCGACGCCCGCGACACGGCGCGCATGGCGATCATGCCCGTGCGCCGGATGGTCGAGGAGCGCTTCCGGGGCGAGGCGGCGCGCCTCCTCTTCGCCGGCAACGCCCTCCACGCCGACCTCACCCCCGAGAGCGCCGGCAGCTCGCTGTTCGGGTGGCTGCTCGTCGCCCTGGGGCAGACGGTCGGGTTCCCCGTGCCCGAGGGCGGGGCCGGGCAGATCATCGCCGCCATGGTGCGCCGGCTCGAGGCCGGGGGCGGTGCCCTGCGCACGGGGACTCGCGTCGAGACCGTGCGCGTCGAGCACGGGCGGGCCACGGGCGTGGTGATCGCCGGTGGGGAGGTGGTGCACGCCCGGCGGGCGGTGCTGGCCGACACCCACGTCGTCGCCCTCTACGAGCACCTGGTCGGCGTCGAGCACCTGCCGGCGAAGGTCGTCGCCGCCCTCGACCGGTTCCAGGCCGGCTCGGGCACCATCAAGGTGGACTGGGCCCTGTCCGGCCCCATCCCGTGGATCGACGAGGGCGCCCGGCGGGCCGGGACGGTGCACGTCGCCCACTCGCTCGACGAGCTGACCCGGTCGGCGACCGACCTGGCCGTCGACGCCATCCCCGCCGACCCCTTCCTGCTCATCGGGCAGATGACCACGACCGACCCGACCCGCTCGCCGGCGGGCACCGAGTCGGCCTGGGCCTACACCCACGTCCCGCAGCTGACGCGACGCGACTCCGGGCCCGACGGCCTCACCGGCCGGTGGGACGAGGCCGAGCTGGCGACCTTCGCGTCCCGCATGGAGGCGCGCATCGAGGAGCTGGCCCCCGGGTTCGGTGACCTGGTCCTGGCCCGGCACCTCGCCGGCCCCCACGAGCTGGAGGCCGCCAACGCCAACCTGCGCGGCGGGGACATCGGCGGCGGCACCTCGCAGCTCCACCAGCAGCTGCTGTTCCGGCCGCTCGGCGGCGCCGGCGCCGGCCGGGCCGAGACGCCGATCGCCGGGCTCTACCTGGCCTCGGCGTCGGCGCACCCCGGCGGTGCGGTCCACGGCGCGTGCGGCGCCAACGCCGCCCGCGCCGCGGTGGCCCACGACCGCCTCCAGCGCCTCCGCTCGCGCCTCCCCGTCTGA
- a CDS encoding pyridoxamine 5'-phosphate oxidase family protein: MTADGTKIQELVDGIPIAMVTTRGPDGELRGRPLAAQRVDADGTIWFLVDRHAEWVRPDLGETSVAFVDDTTWVSATGWSTTTADPAVLEDLGDPVTDTWFEDGAEPIALRVVVDHADWWDAPGRLRQMFALAGAKVVRHQPDMGERGVAEP; this comes from the coding sequence ATGACCGCAGACGGCACGAAGATCCAAGAGCTGGTGGACGGCATCCCGATCGCCATGGTGACGACCCGCGGGCCCGACGGCGAGCTGCGGGGCCGGCCGCTCGCCGCCCAGCGGGTCGACGCCGACGGGACCATCTGGTTCCTCGTCGACCGCCACGCCGAGTGGGTCCGGCCCGACCTCGGAGAGACCAGCGTCGCCTTCGTCGATGACACCACCTGGGTGTCGGCGACCGGGTGGTCGACGACCACCGCCGACCCGGCCGTGCTCGAGGACCTGGGCGACCCGGTCACCGACACCTGGTTCGAGGACGGGGCCGAGCCCATCGCCCTGCGGGTGGTCGTCGACCACGCCGACTGGTGGGACGCCCCGGGCCGCCTCCGCCAGATGTTCGCCCTGGCCGGCGCCAAGGTGGTCCGACACCAGCCGGACATGGGCGAGCGCGGCGTCGCCGAGCCCTGA
- a CDS encoding zinc-dependent alcohol dehydrogenase, producing MKALTWHGKRDVRVDDVPDPKIEEDTDAVIRVTSTAICGSDLHLYELFGPFLEEGDILGHEPMGIVEEVGSAVTHVAPGDRVVIPFNVSCGSCWMCSQGLQSQCETTQVHEHGTGAALLGYTKLYGQVPGGQAEYLRVPQAHYGPVKVSDGPPDDRYLFLSDVLPTAWQAVAYADVPPGGTVAVFGLGPIGQMSARIARLQGASQVFGIDLVPERLAMAERHGIEPVDFQEQGDDLAGFLRDRTGGRGPDAVIDAVGMEAHGSGAGKLAHALVGLLPDKVADPLMQKAGIDRLAALLASIDVVRRGGTLSISGVYGGAADPLPVLQMFDKQLTIRMGQANVRRWVDDILPLVDDETDPLGTLDLATHRVPLEQAPEMYETFQKKDDGCIKVVLQP from the coding sequence ATGAAGGCACTGACGTGGCACGGCAAGCGTGACGTCCGGGTGGACGACGTCCCCGACCCGAAGATCGAGGAGGACACCGATGCCGTCATCCGGGTGACCTCGACGGCGATCTGCGGTTCCGACCTGCACCTGTACGAGCTCTTCGGGCCCTTCCTCGAGGAGGGCGACATCCTCGGCCACGAGCCGATGGGCATCGTCGAGGAGGTGGGCTCGGCGGTGACCCACGTCGCGCCGGGCGACCGGGTCGTCATCCCCTTCAACGTCTCGTGCGGCAGCTGCTGGATGTGCTCCCAGGGCCTCCAGTCCCAGTGCGAGACGACCCAGGTGCACGAGCACGGCACGGGAGCCGCCCTCCTCGGCTACACCAAGCTCTACGGGCAGGTCCCCGGCGGCCAGGCCGAGTACCTCCGCGTGCCGCAGGCGCACTACGGCCCGGTCAAGGTGTCCGACGGGCCGCCCGACGACCGCTACCTCTTCCTGTCCGACGTGCTGCCCACCGCCTGGCAGGCGGTGGCCTACGCCGACGTCCCCCCGGGCGGCACCGTGGCCGTCTTCGGCCTGGGGCCCATCGGGCAGATGAGCGCTCGGATCGCCCGCCTGCAGGGCGCGTCGCAGGTCTTCGGGATCGACCTGGTGCCCGAGCGCCTGGCCATGGCCGAGCGCCACGGCATCGAGCCGGTCGACTTCCAGGAGCAGGGCGACGACCTCGCCGGGTTCCTGCGCGACCGCACCGGCGGACGAGGCCCGGACGCGGTGATCGATGCGGTGGGCATGGAGGCCCACGGCTCGGGGGCCGGGAAGCTGGCCCACGCCCTCGTCGGCCTGCTGCCCGACAAGGTCGCCGACCCGTTGATGCAGAAGGCCGGCATCGATCGCCTCGCCGCCCTGCTCGCCTCCATCGACGTCGTGCGCCGGGGCGGCACCCTCTCGATCAGCGGCGTCTACGGCGGGGCCGCCGACCCGCTCCCCGTGCTCCAGATGTTCGACAAGCAGCTGACCATCCGCATGGGCCAGGCCAACGTCCGGCGCTGGGTCGACGACATCCTGCCCCTCGTCGACGACGAGACCGACCCGCTGGGCACCCTCGACCTGGCGACGCACCGCGTCCCGCTGGAGCAGGCCCCGGAGATGTACGAGACGTTCCAGAAGAAGGACGACGGCTGCATCAAGGTCGTCCTCCAGCCCTAG
- a CDS encoding glycosyltransferase family 2 protein, whose amino-acid sequence MSPEAVTAVAVGIPARDEETTIEACLVALGRAARRSPVPVSVVVVADGCTDRTAERAHAALRDAGVTGSVVTTTGLGVGRARALALETALAHAGGAPEATWLATTDADTNVDPTWLHTQLRWARRGYDGVAGLVGVDWSGSDPALPGRYVASLAPGGTGLGHGHVHGANLGVRASWWRAVGGCGPAACGEDRELWDRLARAGARTIGVDDLRVTTSGRLTSRLEGGFASYLSALC is encoded by the coding sequence ATGAGTCCCGAGGCCGTGACAGCCGTCGCCGTGGGCATCCCGGCCCGTGACGAGGAGACGACCATCGAGGCCTGCCTGGTCGCCCTGGGACGGGCGGCTCGCCGCAGCCCCGTCCCGGTGTCGGTCGTCGTGGTCGCCGATGGCTGCACGGACCGCACCGCCGAGCGGGCCCACGCCGCCCTCCGCGACGCCGGCGTGACCGGCAGCGTGGTCACCACGACCGGGTTGGGCGTGGGCCGGGCCCGGGCGCTGGCCCTCGAGACCGCCCTCGCCCACGCCGGCGGGGCGCCCGAGGCCACCTGGCTCGCCACCACCGACGCCGACACCAACGTCGACCCGACGTGGCTCCACACCCAGCTGCGCTGGGCCCGGCGGGGCTACGACGGGGTGGCCGGCCTCGTCGGGGTCGACTGGTCCGGTTCCGACCCCGCCCTCCCCGGTCGCTACGTCGCCTCCCTCGCCCCCGGCGGGACCGGTCTGGGGCACGGGCACGTGCACGGGGCCAACCTCGGCGTCCGGGCGTCGTGGTGGCGCGCCGTCGGCGGGTGCGGTCCCGCCGCCTGCGGCGAGGACCGCGAGCTGTGGGACCGCCTGGCCCGGGCCGGGGCCCGCACCATCGGGGTCGACGACCTCCGGGTCACCACCAGCGGGCGCCTGACGAGCCGGCTCGAGGGCGGCTTCGCCTCCTACCTCAGCGCCCTGTGCTGA
- a CDS encoding class I SAM-dependent methyltransferase, giving the protein MRPPTPDAYFDEWWGRSDDPWAHATRWSEARKYRLTAAALPRPRYDRSFEPGCGIGVLTTLLAARSPDHLAMERHPRGVAATRERCAGLPGVTVVEGRIPDDWPAGSFDLVVLSEVLYYLSSPELDAVLDRAVEALVPGGDLVAVHHRPSVDEHTWTGDEVHERLRAHPGLTSLSRLVEEGFVLDVLQR; this is encoded by the coding sequence GTGCGCCCGCCCACGCCCGACGCGTACTTCGACGAGTGGTGGGGTCGCAGCGACGACCCCTGGGCCCACGCGACCCGCTGGTCCGAGGCCCGCAAGTACCGGCTCACGGCTGCCGCCCTCCCGCGCCCCCGCTACGACCGCAGCTTCGAGCCGGGCTGCGGGATCGGGGTGCTGACGACCCTGCTCGCCGCCCGCTCCCCGGACCACCTGGCAATGGAGCGTCACCCCCGCGGCGTGGCCGCCACGCGGGAGCGGTGCGCAGGGCTGCCCGGGGTGACGGTGGTCGAGGGCCGCATCCCCGACGACTGGCCCGCCGGATCGTTCGACCTCGTCGTCCTCTCGGAGGTCCTGTACTACCTGTCCTCGCCCGAGCTCGACGCCGTCCTCGACCGGGCGGTGGAGGCCCTGGTCCCCGGCGGCGACCTGGTTGCCGTCCACCACCGTCCCTCGGTCGACGAGCACACCTGGACCGGCGACGAGGTCCACGAGCGCCTCCGCGCCCACCCCGGGCTCACGTCCCTCAGCCGCCTGGTCGAGGAGGGGTTCGTCCTGGACGTGCTGCAGCGATGA
- a CDS encoding PIG-L deacetylase family protein, which translates to MSAPTTLAAPTWDGAPPPVGRRAVVVAPHPDDEVLGTGVLLRWLRSEGVATTVLAVTDGEASHRWSRCTTPDELRTVRAAERRRALTVLGVAPAIERLGLPDGAVVEHEDALARVIEAAVDDATTLIAPWRHDGHPDHDATGRAAARAARRRGAALWEVAIWAAVRDGGAARDGARALHPDPETQAAREAAAACFRSQLHPLGPHPEDGPVVHPHELAAMLAGPELVRVG; encoded by the coding sequence GTGAGCGCCCCGACCACCCTCGCCGCACCGACGTGGGACGGCGCTCCGCCACCCGTCGGGCGCCGGGCCGTCGTCGTCGCGCCGCACCCCGACGACGAGGTGCTGGGCACCGGCGTGCTGCTCCGGTGGCTCCGATCCGAGGGGGTGGCGACCACCGTGCTGGCCGTCACCGACGGCGAGGCGTCGCACCGCTGGTCCCGGTGCACCACCCCGGACGAGCTCCGAACGGTGCGGGCCGCCGAGCGGCGCCGGGCCCTCACCGTCCTCGGTGTGGCGCCGGCGATCGAGCGCCTGGGTCTGCCCGACGGCGCCGTCGTCGAGCACGAGGACGCGCTGGCCCGGGTCATCGAGGCCGCCGTCGACGACGCCACCACCCTCATCGCCCCGTGGCGCCACGACGGCCACCCCGACCACGACGCCACCGGCCGGGCCGCGGCGCGGGCCGCCCGTCGCCGGGGGGCGGCGCTCTGGGAGGTGGCCATCTGGGCGGCCGTGCGCGACGGCGGGGCGGCCCGGGACGGCGCCCGGGCCCTGCACCCCGACCCGGAGACGCAGGCGGCCCGGGAGGCGGCGGCGGCGTGCTTCCGCTCGCAGCTGCACCCGCTCGGCCCGCACCCCGAGGACGGGCCGGTCGTCCACCCCCACGAGCTGGCGGCGATGCTCGCCGGCCCCGAGCTGGTGCGGGTCGGCTGA